A genome region from Baekduia alba includes the following:
- a CDS encoding pentapeptide repeat-containing protein, giving the protein MPPLLATPLLVSLVLSTAIVLVIGALVGLGAVYAAAWVVESFGRSSKFGRSTTVGRRFEDELDEVTTPELYASPKTGVAPSQAAPPSESGDADADADVPRSATLRPSPPSAWPLAGVDLRGTRLRGLDLSGADLTGARLEGADLAAADLRETMLTAAQLAGAVLTSCDLTRANLVDSDLRRADLRRARLAPADLRGALLTNADLRLADLTGADLRGADLRGARLDRTTMTGARLEHAKTDFAPRGARPAERQPPDAQAGPPMATS; this is encoded by the coding sequence ATGCCGCCACTGCTCGCCACTCCGCTGCTGGTCAGCCTCGTGCTGTCGACCGCCATCGTCCTGGTCATCGGCGCGCTCGTGGGCCTCGGGGCGGTGTACGCCGCCGCCTGGGTGGTCGAGAGCTTCGGCCGCTCCTCCAAGTTCGGTCGCTCCACGACGGTCGGCCGGCGCTTCGAGGACGAGCTCGACGAGGTGACGACGCCGGAGCTCTATGCCTCGCCGAAGACCGGCGTGGCGCCGTCCCAGGCGGCACCGCCGAGCGAGTCCGGCGACGCCGACGCCGACGCCGATGTCCCGCGCTCCGCGACGCTGCGCCCCAGCCCTCCGAGCGCCTGGCCGTTGGCCGGCGTGGACCTCCGCGGCACGCGCCTGCGCGGCCTGGACCTCTCCGGCGCCGACCTCACCGGCGCCCGGCTGGAAGGCGCCGACCTCGCCGCCGCCGACCTCCGCGAGACGATGCTGACGGCCGCGCAGCTGGCCGGCGCGGTGCTGACGAGCTGCGACCTCACGAGGGCCAACCTCGTCGACTCCGACCTGCGGCGCGCCGATCTGCGCAGGGCGCGGCTCGCGCCCGCCGACCTGCGCGGAGCCCTGCTGACCAACGCGGATCTCCGGCTCGCCGACCTGACGGGCGCCGATCTGCGGGGCGCCGACCTGCGCGGCGCGCGCCTCGATCGCACGACCATGACCGGCGCCCGGCTGGAGCATGCCAAGACCGACTTCGCGCCTCGCGGCGCGCGACCCGCCGAACGCCAGCCGCCGGACGCGCAGGCCGGGCCGCCGATGGCGACCTCCTGA
- a CDS encoding deoxyribonuclease IV, which produces MLIGAHVSPAGGPAKAVERGTERGARAIQIFNQNPRAWKPTIYSDEAVADFREAMADSEVDALLIHAVYLLNAASEDPDIRAKTLTSLTASLRAGDALGAVSVVLHPGSAKTGEVAPAIKRAGAVIREALAESENCALHLENTAGAGGTLGRSFHELAGLIDAAGGDARLGMCLDSCHLYASGYDIRTAEGLTSVLDECASVVGIERLGSLHFNDSQGGLGSNRDRHADVGEGELGEDGCAVFLSEPRFDGLPVILETPGPDKKGPTREELELCWTLREKGEKARGGKRGATKKRGR; this is translated from the coding sequence ATGCTCATCGGCGCACACGTCTCCCCCGCCGGCGGCCCCGCGAAGGCCGTCGAGCGCGGCACCGAACGCGGTGCCCGCGCGATCCAGATCTTCAACCAGAACCCGCGGGCGTGGAAGCCCACGATCTACAGCGACGAGGCGGTGGCCGACTTCCGCGAGGCCATGGCCGACTCCGAGGTCGACGCGCTCCTGATCCACGCGGTCTACCTGCTCAACGCCGCGTCCGAGGACCCGGACATCCGCGCGAAGACGCTGACGTCGCTGACCGCGTCGCTGCGGGCCGGCGACGCGCTCGGCGCCGTGTCGGTCGTGCTGCATCCGGGGTCGGCGAAGACCGGCGAGGTCGCGCCGGCGATCAAGCGCGCCGGCGCGGTCATCCGCGAGGCGCTGGCCGAGAGCGAGAACTGCGCGCTGCACCTGGAGAACACGGCCGGCGCGGGCGGGACGCTCGGGCGCTCGTTCCACGAGCTGGCCGGGTTGATCGACGCGGCGGGCGGCGACGCCCGGCTCGGCATGTGCCTGGACTCCTGCCACCTGTACGCGTCCGGGTACGACATCCGGACCGCCGAGGGCCTGACGAGCGTGCTCGACGAGTGCGCCTCGGTCGTCGGGATCGAGCGCCTCGGCTCGCTGCACTTCAACGACTCCCAGGGCGGATTGGGGTCCAACCGCGACCGCCACGCCGACGTCGGCGAGGGCGAGCTGGGCGAGGACGGCTGCGCGGTCTTCCTCTCCGAGCCGCGCTTCGACGGCCTGCCCGTGATCCTCGAGACGCCCGGTCCAGACAAGAAGGGGCCGACGCGCGAGGAGCTCGAGTTGTGCTGGACGTTGCGCGAGAAGGGCGAGAAGGCGCGGGGCGGAAAGCGGGGCGCCACCAAGAAACGCGGCCGGTAG
- a CDS encoding RrF2 family transcriptional regulator, which translates to MLSITTKSPYALKALTELGRQGGETPVPIGELARQRGIPVQFLEQLFAVLRRAGLLKSQRGVKGGYAFAKPPAEITVLEIVELLDGPLGGGSEGIFLEAANAARAVLAKTTVADVVEEERKSAGVAMYYI; encoded by the coding sequence ATGCTCTCGATCACGACGAAGTCGCCGTACGCGTTGAAGGCTCTGACCGAGCTCGGCCGCCAGGGCGGCGAGACCCCGGTCCCGATCGGGGAGCTCGCCCGCCAGCGCGGCATCCCGGTCCAGTTCCTCGAGCAGCTCTTCGCCGTGCTGCGCCGCGCCGGGCTCCTGAAGTCCCAGCGCGGCGTCAAGGGTGGCTACGCCTTCGCCAAGCCCCCGGCCGAGATCACCGTCCTGGAGATCGTCGAGCTCCTCGACGGCCCCCTCGGCGGCGGCTCCGAAGGCATCTTCCTCGAAGCCGCCAACGCCGCCCGCGCCGTCCTCGCCAAGACCACCGTCGCCGACGTGGTCGAGGAAGAGCGCAAGTCGGCGGGCGTTGCCATGTACTACATCTAG
- a CDS encoding DUF1707 SHOCT-like domain-containing protein produces the protein MAGDLPELRASDADREQAAEVLRRAAGEGRLTVDELDERLDTVFASRTRAELELLVADVVPSGGAAELGSSARALPVVPDAPGGTKWLISIMSGHDRRGHWRVQPKVFNFNFWGGSEIDFNDAELTARHTEIRIISIMGGADVWVPEGLDVQVTQFALMGGNDVKLGRERPVPGGPTVHLKLFSLMGGTDVKRGRKLTRAERRARKLERREQRRLDRDRDA, from the coding sequence GTGGCCGGCGATCTCCCCGAACTGCGCGCCTCGGACGCCGATCGCGAGCAGGCCGCCGAGGTGCTGCGCCGGGCCGCCGGCGAGGGGCGCCTCACGGTCGACGAGCTCGACGAGCGGCTGGACACGGTCTTCGCGTCGCGCACGCGCGCGGAGCTCGAGCTGCTGGTCGCCGACGTCGTCCCCAGCGGCGGTGCCGCCGAGCTCGGCTCCTCGGCCCGCGCGCTGCCCGTCGTCCCCGACGCGCCCGGCGGCACCAAGTGGCTGATCTCCATCATGTCGGGCCACGACCGCCGCGGGCACTGGCGCGTGCAACCCAAGGTCTTCAACTTCAACTTCTGGGGCGGCAGCGAGATCGACTTCAACGACGCCGAGCTGACGGCGCGCCACACGGAGATCCGCATCATCTCGATCATGGGCGGCGCCGACGTCTGGGTCCCGGAGGGGCTTGACGTCCAGGTGACGCAGTTCGCGCTGATGGGCGGCAACGACGTCAAGCTCGGCCGCGAGCGCCCGGTCCCCGGCGGGCCGACCGTGCACCTCAAGCTCTTCTCGCTGATGGGCGGGACCGACGTCAAGCGGGGGCGCAAGCTGACCCGCGCCGAGCGCCGCGCACGCAAGCTCGAGCGCCGCGAGCAGCGGCGCCTGGACCGCGACCGCGACGCATAG
- a CDS encoding MFS transporter codes for MSDLRALVRRPYALRMLLSALVGRLPEAMVPLALLLLVRHEGGSYATAGAVAGAFAIGAAVGGPLLGRGIDRVGQTRVLIVVAIARSAALAGIVAVAPSSLAVAGVLCVAAGALTPPLEPALRALWPDLAGHDEHALAAAYELDAGAQELIFVVGPLLVAVGVAVGSPALALDLASVIGLLGTLAFALAPPTRAWQATEHGPSHWTAAVRAPEVALLLAIGLLAGATTGVVNVTATAFAEHTLDDRDLAGWLLAAWAVGALAGGLTAAARRWKMGPDQRLTRLLIGFGIAFVPALFARSTPTMALAMAIAGAFLAPTLAAIFVLTGTRARTGAITETFAWLTSSFLVGSAAGAAAGGTLTGSGSGVQGFALAGAIALAAAALWQARRVRAAPAHQAYN; via the coding sequence GTGAGCGACCTTCGCGCCCTGGTCCGGCGCCCCTACGCGCTGCGGATGCTGCTCTCCGCCCTGGTTGGACGGCTCCCCGAGGCGATGGTCCCGCTGGCGCTGCTGCTGCTCGTCCGCCACGAGGGCGGGTCCTACGCGACGGCGGGCGCGGTCGCCGGGGCGTTCGCGATCGGCGCCGCGGTCGGCGGCCCGCTGCTGGGCCGCGGCATCGACCGGGTCGGGCAGACGCGCGTGCTGATCGTGGTGGCGATCGCGCGCAGCGCGGCGCTGGCCGGGATCGTCGCCGTGGCGCCGTCGTCGTTGGCCGTCGCCGGCGTCCTGTGCGTCGCGGCCGGCGCGCTCACGCCGCCGCTGGAGCCGGCGCTGCGCGCGCTGTGGCCCGACCTCGCCGGCCACGACGAGCACGCGCTGGCCGCCGCCTACGAGCTGGACGCCGGCGCGCAGGAGCTGATCTTCGTCGTCGGCCCGCTGCTGGTCGCCGTCGGCGTCGCGGTCGGCAGCCCGGCGCTGGCGCTGGACCTCGCCTCGGTGATCGGCCTGCTCGGGACGCTGGCCTTCGCCCTGGCGCCGCCGACGCGCGCGTGGCAGGCGACCGAGCACGGCCCGTCGCACTGGACCGCCGCGGTCCGGGCGCCCGAGGTCGCGCTCCTGCTGGCGATCGGCCTGCTGGCCGGCGCGACGACCGGCGTCGTCAACGTCACCGCGACCGCGTTCGCCGAGCACACGCTCGACGACCGCGACCTCGCCGGCTGGCTGCTGGCCGCGTGGGCCGTCGGCGCGCTCGCCGGCGGCCTGACGGCGGCGGCGCGCCGCTGGAAGATGGGACCCGACCAGCGGCTGACGCGGCTGCTGATCGGGTTCGGGATCGCGTTCGTCCCGGCGCTGTTCGCGCGCTCGACGCCGACGATGGCGCTGGCCATGGCGATCGCGGGCGCGTTCCTGGCCCCGACGCTCGCGGCGATCTTCGTCCTGACCGGGACGCGGGCGCGGACGGGCGCCATCACCGAGACGTTCGCCTGGCTGACGTCGTCGTTCCTGGTCGGCAGCGCGGCGGGCGCGGCGGCCGGCGGGACGCTGACCGGCAGCGGCTCGGGCGTGCAGGGCTTCGCGCTGGCGGGCGCGATCGCGCTGGCCGCGGCGGCGCTGTGGCAGGCGCGGCGCGTGCGCGCGGCGCCGGCGCATCAGGCCTACAACTAG
- a CDS encoding IS481 family transposase — MIRRRERGESLRSIARSMACSPTTVKTAWDRWQSAGQEQREDFSCLLPRRPIPRTCPWSLSAEAEQQILEARAKSNWGPMRLMALTGRHRGTIYKVLRRHGVSRRRRSAKQRSTRRYEWAQTGALLHIDAFRAPKFDQPGHWATGQRSEKTRTRKAGTTYVIGVVDDHTRLAYCELHSGETAQSTSATLRRAAAWFLEQGCGPVEAVMSDNHKAYTSLLFTEVLAELGARHIPTPPYTPRWNGKVERFFQTMDDEWAHGRVWQNSTQRDRALASWIRFYNRLRPHTAAGDRPPITRVHQDRKQDI, encoded by the coding sequence ATGATCCGCCGCCGAGAACGAGGCGAGTCGCTGCGATCGATCGCCAGGTCGATGGCGTGCTCGCCGACGACGGTCAAGACCGCTTGGGATCGCTGGCAGAGCGCCGGTCAGGAGCAGCGCGAGGACTTCTCCTGTCTGTTGCCGCGGCGACCGATTCCAAGAACATGTCCTTGGTCATTGAGCGCCGAGGCCGAGCAGCAGATCCTCGAGGCACGGGCCAAGAGCAATTGGGGTCCGATGCGTTTGATGGCGTTGACGGGCCGCCATCGCGGAACGATCTACAAAGTCCTCAGACGCCACGGCGTCTCGCGTCGACGCCGCTCGGCAAAGCAGCGCAGCACACGCCGCTATGAATGGGCGCAGACCGGAGCGTTGCTGCATATCGACGCCTTCCGGGCACCGAAGTTCGATCAGCCCGGCCACTGGGCCACGGGCCAGCGCAGCGAGAAGACCCGCACGCGCAAGGCGGGCACGACCTATGTCATCGGCGTCGTCGATGACCACACGCGCCTGGCCTATTGCGAGCTGCACAGCGGCGAGACGGCCCAGAGCACCAGCGCCACCTTGCGCCGGGCTGCCGCCTGGTTTCTCGAGCAGGGCTGCGGCCCCGTTGAGGCGGTGATGTCTGACAATCACAAGGCCTACACCAGCCTCCTGTTCACCGAGGTGTTGGCCGAGCTCGGCGCTCGCCACATCCCGACGCCGCCCTACACACCGCGCTGGAACGGCAAGGTCGAGCGGTTCTTTCAGACCATGGACGACGAGTGGGCACACGGCCGCGTCTGGCAAAACAGCACCCAACGCGACCGCGCCCTGGCATCCTGGATCCGGTTCTACAACCGCCTACGCCCTCACACCGCCGCCGGCGACCGACCACCCATCACCCGCGTCCACCAAGACCGCAAGCAGGACATCTAG
- a CDS encoding MFS transporter → MYQVQDSTALLRARRGFAAAKKTGRPFVARTVLLLGLTSLVTDISSEMVSAILPLYFVHQLGMNPMQFGVLNGIYQGGSAFARLIFGFIADRMSRYREIAGVGYGLSCICKLGLLVTTAFGPLTAILLLDRTGKGIRTSPRDAMISMSTPQDELGTAFGVHRAMDTCGAMLGPLLGFALLALTPNEYHGIFLISFCFALIGVAILLLVEDPARDPERLAARDADADAAAIANADADADAPKPRLTLRGATDLLRDTPLAGLTVIAFLLGLATVGDAFLYLQLDDRLDLADSLFPLLYVGTSSIFMVMAVPVGQMSDRVGRARVFTAGYAILLALYLVLLSGAHGDLLIPATLIGLGLYYACTDGVLAALGSAAVPEGVRGTGLAALGTATALAQFGASLAFGALWAVAGVHTAFIVFALALAAALAVTAFVLLLRPARRGVGAA, encoded by the coding sequence ATGTACCAAGTCCAGGACTCGACCGCTCTGCTCCGTGCGCGCCGCGGCTTCGCGGCCGCCAAGAAGACCGGCCGGCCGTTCGTCGCGCGCACGGTGCTGCTGCTCGGCCTGACGAGCCTCGTCACCGACATCTCGTCCGAGATGGTGTCGGCGATCCTGCCGCTGTACTTCGTCCACCAGCTGGGCATGAACCCGATGCAGTTCGGCGTCCTGAACGGCATCTACCAGGGCGGCTCGGCGTTCGCGCGGCTGATCTTCGGCTTCATCGCCGACCGCATGAGCCGCTACCGCGAGATCGCCGGCGTCGGCTACGGGCTGTCGTGCATCTGCAAGCTCGGCCTGCTGGTGACCACCGCCTTCGGGCCGCTCACCGCGATCCTGCTGCTCGACCGCACGGGCAAGGGGATCCGGACCTCGCCGCGCGACGCGATGATCTCGATGAGCACCCCGCAGGACGAGCTCGGCACCGCGTTCGGCGTGCACCGCGCGATGGACACCTGCGGCGCGATGCTCGGCCCGCTGCTCGGCTTCGCGCTCCTGGCCCTGACGCCGAACGAGTACCACGGCATCTTCCTGATCTCGTTCTGCTTCGCGCTGATCGGCGTCGCGATCCTGCTGCTCGTCGAGGACCCGGCGCGCGACCCCGAGCGCCTCGCCGCGCGTGACGCGGACGCGGACGCGGCCGCGATCGCCAACGCCGACGCCGACGCCGACGCGCCCAAGCCACGCCTCACGCTCCGCGGCGCCACCGACCTGCTCCGCGACACCCCGCTGGCCGGCCTGACCGTGATCGCCTTCCTGCTCGGCCTGGCCACGGTCGGCGACGCGTTCCTCTACCTCCAGCTCGACGACCGCCTCGACCTCGCCGACAGCCTGTTCCCGCTGCTCTACGTCGGGACGTCCTCGATCTTCATGGTCATGGCCGTCCCGGTCGGCCAGATGTCGGACCGCGTCGGCCGCGCGCGGGTCTTCACGGCCGGCTACGCGATCCTGCTCGCGCTCTACCTCGTCCTGCTCTCCGGCGCCCACGGCGACCTGCTCATCCCGGCGACGCTGATCGGGCTCGGCCTGTACTACGCGTGCACCGACGGCGTGCTCGCCGCGCTCGGCTCCGCCGCCGTGCCCGAGGGCGTGCGCGGAACCGGCCTCGCCGCGCTGGGGACCGCGACCGCGCTGGCGCAGTTCGGCGCGTCGCTCGCCTTCGGCGCGCTGTGGGCCGTGGCCGGCGTCCACACCGCGTTCATCGTCTTCGCGCTCGCCCTCGCCGCCGCGCTGGCCGTCACCGCGTTCGTCCTGCTGCTGCGCCCCGCCCGGCGCGGGGTGGGCGCCGCATGA
- a CDS encoding VOC family protein codes for MAVAAKDKLRSATFLKDLLGLSEPTSWGPFLSLTLDDGVRLDYAEPGIDFPGQHYALLVSDDVFDRALERIQAGGVPYSGGPGHAPGEINTNHGGRGVYFDDPSGHHFELITQRYGADL; via the coding sequence TTGGCGGTCGCCGCCAAGGACAAGCTCCGCTCGGCGACGTTCCTGAAGGACCTGCTCGGACTGTCCGAGCCGACGAGCTGGGGACCGTTCTTGAGCCTGACGCTCGACGACGGCGTCCGGCTCGACTACGCCGAGCCCGGCATCGACTTCCCGGGCCAGCACTACGCGTTGCTGGTCTCCGACGACGTCTTCGATCGTGCGCTGGAGCGCATCCAGGCCGGCGGCGTGCCGTACTCCGGCGGGCCGGGCCACGCGCCCGGAGAGATCAACACGAACCACGGTGGCCGCGGCGTCTACTTCGACGATCCGTCAGGCCATCACTTCGAGCTCATCACGCAGCGCTACGGCGCCGACCTGTGA
- the gltX gene encoding glutamate--tRNA ligase, producing MRVRFAPSPTGALHIGGARTALYNWLMARGNAGTLVLRIEDTDKERSTPENVEQILDALTWLELDYDEGPISQLSRTDRHQELLNRLLDEGKAYRSNATGDDVKAYKAQHGADKGFRGAAEETGAVRLRVPDEGSTTVHDLIRGDTVFQHVHMDDPVIARADGSVLYNFAVAVDDADAEITHVVRGEDHLSNTPKQLLVYEAIGASAPLFAHLPLLHGPDGKKLSKRHGAASVQELRDAGFLPEAVRNYLALLGWGAADDQTILSTHELTEQFDVARVQKNPAQFDVKKLTWLNGRYVREMSVDDLTARLEAFTGRTGLREAVAISQEKIGTLADFWPLAGFLFDGPGDDPKAREKWLDADHRHALVQAREALAHLEPFDVDRIEVALREVVEVDPARKPKDVFQPIRVALTGTTISPGIFESLATLGRDESLRRLDAALSGAA from the coding sequence ATGCGCGTTCGCTTCGCTCCCTCGCCCACCGGCGCCCTCCACATCGGCGGCGCCCGGACCGCCCTCTACAACTGGCTGATGGCACGCGGGAACGCGGGCACGCTCGTCCTGCGCATCGAGGACACCGACAAGGAGCGGTCGACGCCGGAGAACGTCGAGCAGATCCTCGACGCGCTGACGTGGCTCGAGCTCGACTACGACGAGGGCCCGATCAGCCAGCTCTCGCGCACCGACCGCCACCAGGAGCTGCTCAACCGCCTGCTCGACGAAGGCAAGGCCTACAGGTCGAACGCGACGGGCGACGACGTCAAGGCCTACAAGGCGCAGCACGGCGCCGACAAGGGCTTCCGCGGCGCGGCCGAGGAGACCGGCGCGGTCCGGCTGCGCGTCCCCGACGAGGGCTCGACCACCGTCCACGACCTCATCCGCGGCGACACGGTCTTCCAGCACGTCCACATGGACGACCCGGTGATCGCTCGCGCCGACGGGAGCGTCCTCTACAACTTCGCGGTCGCGGTGGACGACGCCGACGCCGAGATCACACACGTCGTCCGCGGCGAGGACCACCTCTCCAACACGCCCAAGCAGCTGCTCGTCTACGAGGCGATCGGGGCGAGCGCGCCGCTGTTCGCGCACCTGCCGCTGCTGCACGGGCCTGACGGCAAGAAGCTGTCCAAGCGCCACGGCGCGGCGTCGGTCCAGGAGCTGCGCGACGCGGGCTTCCTGCCCGAGGCGGTCCGCAACTACCTCGCGCTGCTCGGCTGGGGCGCCGCGGACGACCAGACGATCCTGTCGACCCACGAGCTGACCGAGCAGTTCGACGTCGCGCGCGTGCAGAAGAACCCCGCGCAGTTCGACGTCAAGAAGCTCACGTGGCTCAACGGCCGCTACGTGCGCGAGATGAGCGTCGACGACCTCACCGCGCGACTCGAGGCGTTCACGGGGCGGACGGGCCTGCGCGAGGCCGTCGCGATCTCGCAGGAGAAGATCGGGACGCTCGCCGACTTCTGGCCGCTGGCCGGCTTCCTGTTCGACGGGCCGGGCGACGACCCCAAGGCGCGCGAGAAGTGGCTCGACGCCGACCACCGCCACGCGCTCGTGCAGGCGCGCGAAGCGCTCGCCCACCTGGAGCCGTTCGACGTCGACCGGATCGAGGTCGCGCTGCGCGAGGTCGTCGAGGTCGATCCCGCGCGCAAGCCCAAGGACGTCTTCCAGCCGATCCGCGTCGCGCTGACCGGCACGACCATCTCGCCGGGCATCTTCGAGTCGCTCGCGACGCTGGGCCGCGACGAGTCCCTGCGCCGGCTGGACGCCGCGCTGAGCGGCGCCGCCTAG
- a CDS encoding HDOD domain-containing protein, translating to MEPRDDMPPAAAASSSQHTPAADVQRRHNEGHGRRLTAAFEALEAFPALAESRNRLLRVVRQERVSTGEVVAAVESDVALVISVLRLGNQVEGKTRGKVESVVQAVELLSPEAVQALATRARTFDFFERSSVWDAAPERFRLHGVATQRAADRLATEAGYEYRDRLMVTALLHDIGKLVLMHAYPGYPGQVHGNARTPEERIHRERRELGVDHALVGGVLARRWGLPKAVASVIERHHADDAQGEAAFVRLADMLAHYSQGGAVSPTELLKCARTIGLGPSELRSVMYDLPYPTTGRTRQIDPCPLSGRELEVLKRLAEGKVYKQIALELSLSTSTVRTHLHNIYGKLGAVDRAQAVLIATERGWL from the coding sequence ATGGAGCCCAGAGACGACATGCCCCCAGCCGCAGCAGCCTCTTCGAGCCAGCACACGCCGGCCGCTGATGTCCAGCGCCGTCACAACGAGGGCCACGGCCGTCGCCTCACGGCGGCGTTCGAAGCCCTCGAAGCGTTCCCCGCGCTCGCCGAGTCCCGTAACCGCCTGCTGCGCGTCGTGCGCCAGGAGCGTGTGTCGACCGGAGAGGTCGTCGCCGCCGTCGAGTCCGACGTCGCGTTGGTGATCAGCGTCCTGCGCCTGGGCAACCAGGTGGAGGGCAAGACCCGCGGCAAGGTCGAGTCGGTCGTCCAGGCCGTCGAGCTCCTGTCGCCGGAGGCCGTCCAGGCCCTGGCCACGCGCGCCCGCACCTTCGACTTCTTCGAGCGCTCGTCCGTCTGGGACGCCGCGCCCGAGCGCTTCCGCCTGCACGGCGTCGCGACGCAGCGCGCCGCGGACCGGCTCGCGACCGAGGCCGGCTACGAGTACCGCGACCGCCTGATGGTGACCGCGCTGCTGCACGACATCGGCAAGCTCGTGCTCATGCACGCCTACCCGGGCTATCCCGGGCAGGTGCACGGCAACGCGCGCACGCCGGAGGAGCGCATCCACCGCGAGCGCCGCGAGCTCGGCGTCGACCACGCGCTGGTCGGCGGCGTCCTGGCCCGTCGCTGGGGCCTGCCCAAGGCCGTCGCGTCGGTCATCGAGCGCCACCACGCCGACGACGCGCAGGGCGAGGCGGCGTTCGTCCGCCTGGCCGACATGCTCGCGCACTACTCCCAGGGCGGCGCCGTGTCGCCGACCGAGCTGCTGAAGTGCGCCCGCACGATCGGCCTCGGGCCGAGCGAGCTGCGCAGCGTCATGTACGACCTGCCCTACCCGACCACGGGCCGCACGCGCCAGATCGATCCGTGCCCGCTCAGCGGTCGCGAGCTCGAGGTGCTCAAGCGCCTGGCCGAGGGCAAGGTGTACAAGCAGATCGCGCTCGAGCTGTCGCTGTCGACCTCGACGGTCCGCACGCACCTTCACAACATCTACGGCAAGCTCGGCGCGGTCGACCGCGCCCAGGCCGTCCTGATCGCAACCGAGCGCGGCTGGCTCTAG